In Gopherus flavomarginatus isolate rGopFla2 chromosome 1, rGopFla2.mat.asm, whole genome shotgun sequence, a single genomic region encodes these proteins:
- the LOC127044230 gene encoding olfactory receptor 52D1-like, with protein MEAFNLTYSDPSTFTLTGFPGLEAAHVWISIPFSTFYIIGLLGNFMLLYVVGKEQTLHKPMYLLLCMLALTDIATPTFVVPKALGIFWFNLKGITMAGCLTQMFFLHMVSVMHSATLVTMAFDRYVAICNPLRYLTILTNTRIAKLGLVGLIRAVLFILPLPLLLSRQPFCANRIITHTQCEHIAVAKMVCGDITVTRIYGLVLMFVINGFDLTLIALSYGLIIKAILRISSKNAHQKALNTCTAHICVMLTYYTPSLFSNLTHPFSQGIAPHIRIILADLYLLIPPMLNPIIYGVKTKELRDKVGKYTCCRGDLLGPLT; from the coding sequence ATGGAAGCTTTCAACCTTACCTATTCTGACCCTTCAACATTCACCCTAACAGgcttccctggcctggaagcTGCTCATGtctggatttccatccctttctctacATTCTACATTATCGGTCTGTTGGGAAATTTCATGCTTCTGTATGTTGTAGGTAAGGAGCAGACCCTGCACAAGCCGAtgtacctgctgctctgcatgctggcgcTCACAGACATCGCCACACCTACCTTCGTCGTGCCAAAGGCGCTGGGcatattttggttcaatttgaaaGGCATTACTATGGctggctgcctcacccagatgttcttccttcACATGGTTTCTGTTATGCACTCAGCCACCCTCGTGACAATGGCCTTTGATCGTTATGTTGCCATATGTAACCCTCTGAGATACCTCACCATCCTCACCAACACACGAATAGCTAAGCTCGGGCTTGTGGGTTTGATAagagctgttctcttcattctgcctctgcccctgctcctgagcagacagccattctgtgccaaccGCATTATCACCCACACGCAATGCGAGCACATAGCTGTGGCAAAGATGGTATGTGGGGACATCACAGTCACCAGGATATATGGCTTGGTGCTAATGTTTGTAATCAATGGGTTTGACCTGACACTCATTGCCCTGTCCTATGGTCTGATTATCAAGGCCATTCTCAGAATCTCCTCTAAGAATGCCCACCAAAAAGCCCTCAACACCTGCACAGCCCACATCTGTGTGATGCTGACATATTATACCCCTAGCCTCTTCTCCAACCTGACACATCCGTTCAGTCAAGGCATTGCTCCCCACATTCGCATCATCTTGGCCGACCTCTATCTCCTCATTCCTCCTATGCTCAACCCTATCATTTATGGAGTCAAAACTAAAGAGCTTCGTGACAAAGTAGGCAAATACACCTGCTGCAGAGGTGATCTCCTGGGGCCACTGACTTGA